Proteins encoded in a region of the Pirellulaceae bacterium genome:
- a CDS encoding galactitol-1-phosphate 5-dehydrogenase → MKALLLSEYKQLNVTDLETPTVGGKDVLIEVRACGICGSDIHGYDGSSGRRIPPLVMGHEAAGIVTEVGNEVTDFKPGDAVTFDSTVSCGECYFCRRGDINLCDNRMVLGVSCGEYRRHGAFAEYVSVPQHICYRLPEGLPFEHAAMIEAVSVAVHAANRTPVTLGDTAVVVGSGMIGLLVIQAIRLAGCTQVIAVDLDPNRLEKAKLLGADICLKADEVNVAEEVYRATGNRGADVVLEVVGATATINTAIASARKGGSITLVGNLSPNVEMPLQSIVTRELSIYGTCASRGEYPACIDLLASGAIRVADMITATASLEEGPDWFSRLYAGEAGAMKVILDPTR, encoded by the coding sequence ATGAAGGCACTCTTGTTGTCCGAATACAAACAACTCAATGTGACCGATCTGGAGACTCCAACAGTCGGAGGAAAAGATGTCCTGATTGAAGTGCGTGCCTGTGGCATCTGTGGTAGCGACATCCACGGCTATGACGGCAGTTCGGGACGTCGAATTCCGCCACTCGTGATGGGACACGAAGCGGCAGGCATCGTGACAGAAGTCGGTAACGAAGTGACCGACTTCAAACCGGGCGATGCTGTCACTTTTGACTCAACCGTTTCCTGTGGGGAATGCTATTTTTGCCGCCGCGGTGATATCAACTTGTGCGACAACCGGATGGTGCTAGGGGTTTCCTGTGGCGAATATCGCCGCCATGGAGCGTTTGCCGAGTATGTTTCCGTACCGCAACACATCTGCTATCGCTTACCAGAGGGACTTCCCTTTGAACATGCGGCAATGATCGAAGCGGTCTCTGTCGCCGTCCATGCCGCCAATCGCACCCCGGTGACTCTTGGTGATACGGCCGTTGTCGTGGGGAGTGGGATGATTGGGCTGTTGGTGATTCAAGCCATTCGCCTCGCCGGCTGCACCCAAGTCATTGCGGTAGACCTCGACCCGAATCGTCTGGAAAAAGCGAAGCTGCTGGGAGCCGACATCTGCTTGAAAGCGGACGAAGTGAATGTTGCGGAAGAAGTCTACCGCGCAACCGGAAACCGGGGAGCCGATGTCGTACTGGAAGTTGTCGGCGCCACAGCGACAATCAACACAGCAATTGCAAGCGCGCGCAAGGGTGGATCAATCACCTTGGTGGGTAATCTCAGCCCCAATGTGGAAATGCCCTTGCAGTCAATCGTGACCCGCGAGTTGTCGATTTATGGAACATGTGCTTCTCGGGGCGAATACCCAGCCTGCATCGATCTGTTGGCAAGTGGGGCAATTCGAGTTGCCGACATGATCACCGCAACAGCTTCGCTGGAAGAAGGTCCCGACTGGTTCTCCCGGCTCTACGCCGGAGAGGCAGGTGCCATGAAAGTCATTCTCGATCCAACACGTTAA
- a CDS encoding SDR family oxidoreductase produces MKPLAGKNAIVTGASQGIGAATAIALAEAGANVAINFNGSEEKACEVADRCRKHGVKARLAQANVGVQAEVERIVSETVADFGGLDIAVSNAAYSDRELFYQANMAGFEKTIQVTMWGAFYLLRAATEHMIDSKTEGAMVVVSSPHSWRPIPGSMAYNMAKAAIDQMARTAATELTAHRIRVNILHPGWIDTPGERKFFSEEKLQKLGAGLPWGRLGRPEEIARGIVFMCDPASAYMTGSSMMIDGGIELPIQEMHRLDTPDPLIE; encoded by the coding sequence ATGAAACCACTCGCAGGAAAAAACGCCATCGTTACCGGCGCCAGTCAGGGCATCGGAGCCGCCACAGCGATTGCATTAGCGGAAGCCGGTGCTAATGTGGCCATCAATTTCAACGGGTCAGAAGAAAAAGCCTGTGAAGTAGCCGATCGCTGTCGCAAACATGGCGTAAAAGCTCGACTCGCTCAAGCCAATGTGGGTGTTCAAGCCGAAGTCGAAAGGATTGTATCCGAAACGGTTGCAGACTTCGGCGGGCTGGACATTGCTGTTTCTAACGCAGCCTACAGTGATCGAGAACTGTTTTATCAAGCCAACATGGCAGGCTTCGAAAAAACAATCCAGGTCACGATGTGGGGCGCTTTTTACTTACTGCGCGCTGCCACGGAACACATGATCGATTCGAAAACAGAAGGAGCGATGGTCGTGGTCAGCTCACCTCACAGTTGGCGACCAATCCCCGGTTCAATGGCTTACAACATGGCCAAAGCAGCCATCGACCAAATGGCACGCACCGCAGCCACCGAACTGACAGCTCACCGCATTCGTGTCAACATCTTACATCCTGGTTGGATCGACACCCCCGGAGAAAGAAAATTCTTCAGTGAAGAAAAACTGCAGAAGCTCGGAGCCGGTTTACCTTGGGGACGACTGGGGCGTCCGGAAGAAATCGCAAGAGGAATCGTCTTTATGTGCGATCCTGCCAGTGCCTACATGACGGGCAGTTCGATGATGATCGACGGCGGCATTGAGCTTCCCATTCAAGAAATGCACCGACTCGACACACCGGATCCTCTGATCGAATAA
- a CDS encoding galactose mutarotase, translating into MKTLCCLFLALITSTVSAQVADFDSIKLYTLKNDNGMIVTVTNYGAIITSIKVPDRDGKMADVALGYNRVEDYINAVDKPYFGAIVGRYGNRIAKGEFTLDGQTYSLATNNGENHLHGGIIGFDKVVWAVVNERSTNSIQLAYQAKDMEEGYPGNLEMTVKYTLTDDNSIIVDYLATTDKATPVNLTQHTYFNLKGEGEGNILGHELMLNAKQYTPVDAGMIPTGETSSVKGTPFDFTTAKPIGRDINQDHEQLKLGGGFDHNWILDKGNKQKELTLAARVHEPTSGRTLEVHTTEPGIQFYCGNFLDGRLKGKSGKAYLNRGGFCLETQHYPDSPNQPNFPSTILQPGEKYESQTIFKFGTR; encoded by the coding sequence ATGAAAACCCTTTGTTGCCTATTCCTCGCATTGATCACTTCAACGGTGTCAGCGCAGGTGGCCGACTTCGATTCCATCAAGCTCTACACTCTTAAGAACGACAACGGCATGATTGTTACCGTGACCAATTACGGCGCAATCATCACATCAATCAAGGTACCCGATCGTGACGGAAAGATGGCCGATGTGGCTCTGGGATACAACCGCGTCGAAGACTACATCAACGCCGTTGACAAACCCTATTTTGGCGCGATCGTTGGCCGATATGGCAATCGGATTGCCAAAGGAGAATTCACACTTGATGGCCAAACCTATTCACTGGCGACCAACAACGGTGAAAACCATTTGCACGGCGGAATCATTGGCTTTGACAAAGTGGTCTGGGCAGTCGTCAACGAACGCAGCACGAACTCGATCCAACTTGCTTATCAAGCCAAAGACATGGAAGAAGGATACCCCGGCAATCTCGAGATGACGGTCAAATACACGCTCACCGATGACAACTCAATCATTGTTGATTATCTCGCTACAACCGATAAAGCTACGCCCGTCAACCTCACACAACACACCTACTTCAATTTAAAAGGAGAGGGTGAGGGCAATATTCTTGGTCACGAGTTGATGCTAAATGCGAAGCAATACACGCCGGTTGACGCCGGCATGATTCCCACCGGCGAAACTTCCTCGGTCAAAGGAACGCCTTTCGATTTCACAACGGCAAAACCAATTGGACGAGATATTAATCAAGATCACGAGCAACTCAAGTTGGGCGGTGGATTTGACCACAACTGGATTCTCGACAAAGGCAACAAGCAAAAGGAACTCACACTTGCCGCTCGGGTTCATGAACCGACTAGCGGTCGCACACTCGAGGTCCACACCACGGAACCTGGAATACAGTTCTACTGCGGCAACTTTCTCGACGGTCGACTCAAAGGAAAGTCGGGGAAAGCCTATCTCAATCGCGGTGGCTTCTGCCTGGAAACACAACATTATCCCGACAGCCCAAATCAACCGAACTTTCCTTCAACGATCCTGCAGCCGGGCGAAAAATATGAAAGTCAAACCATTTTCAAATTCGGTACTCGATAG
- a CDS encoding sulfatase: MSRVIFVFAIVTLANCCQADDRPNVLLISVDDLNNWTGCLQGHPQAKTPHIDRLADRGTLFENAHCQSPVCNPSRASMMTGRYPHTSGVYFLSPDLKQAPQLKNLDTLPEMFAKHGYTTLAVGKLFHGGDQRFFQTYGGTNGGFGPRPETKISQPHGHPLWDWGAYPDSDEEMPDVKAAHWAVEQLSQKFEKPFFMGVGFYRPHVPMYAPQKWFDQHPRSSIELPLVNEQDRTDLSQYAINLTNLKHVSPLHEWVTSAGEWDHAVQAYLASTSLADHCVGMVLDALDASDYADNTIVVLFSDHGFHLGEKQRWAKRTLWEDGTQVPMIIAGPGLRPGQRTQRPAELLDLFPTLLELADLPADAAQEGQSLVPLLNDPKTEWNHPAITSFGKGNYAVRSTRYRYIQYLDGSRELYDHDSDPHEWSNLINEANLADVVAEHASHVPTIEHDILPGKSTGHKAYQASLELMKQP; encoded by the coding sequence ATGAGCCGTGTAATTTTTGTGTTCGCCATTGTGACTCTCGCAAACTGTTGCCAAGCGGACGATCGGCCCAACGTCTTATTGATTTCGGTCGACGACTTGAACAATTGGACTGGTTGCTTACAAGGGCACCCTCAAGCGAAGACGCCACACATCGATCGATTAGCCGACCGTGGAACACTATTTGAAAATGCTCATTGCCAATCGCCAGTTTGCAATCCATCTCGCGCAAGCATGATGACAGGCCGTTACCCTCATACGTCGGGCGTTTACTTTTTGAGCCCGGATCTAAAACAGGCCCCACAGCTAAAGAACTTGGACACCCTACCCGAAATGTTTGCAAAACACGGGTACACCACGCTCGCAGTTGGCAAACTTTTCCACGGCGGTGACCAACGTTTCTTTCAAACCTACGGGGGCACAAACGGCGGCTTTGGTCCACGTCCCGAAACGAAAATATCTCAGCCCCACGGACACCCGCTCTGGGACTGGGGAGCCTATCCCGATAGCGACGAAGAGATGCCAGACGTCAAGGCGGCTCACTGGGCAGTCGAACAACTGAGTCAAAAATTTGAAAAACCTTTTTTTATGGGCGTCGGATTTTATCGACCGCATGTTCCCATGTACGCGCCTCAAAAATGGTTTGACCAGCACCCACGAAGTTCGATCGAATTGCCATTGGTCAACGAACAAGACCGCACTGACTTAAGTCAGTACGCAATCAACCTGACCAATCTCAAACACGTCTCACCACTTCATGAATGGGTCACCTCTGCCGGCGAGTGGGACCACGCGGTCCAAGCTTACCTCGCCTCAACGTCTCTTGCTGATCATTGCGTAGGCATGGTCTTGGATGCCCTGGATGCGAGTGACTATGCCGACAACACGATTGTGGTCTTATTTTCAGATCATGGATTTCACTTGGGAGAAAAACAACGTTGGGCTAAACGAACGTTATGGGAAGACGGAACGCAGGTACCGATGATCATTGCAGGTCCGGGCTTGCGCCCAGGTCAAAGAACGCAACGACCGGCCGAACTACTTGATTTGTTTCCCACGCTGTTGGAATTGGCCGACTTACCCGCGGATGCAGCCCAGGAAGGTCAAAGCCTGGTACCGCTGCTCAACGACCCAAAGACGGAGTGGAACCATCCGGCCATCACAAGCTTTGGCAAAGGCAACTACGCTGTGAGATCGACCCGATATCGTTATATTCAATATCTGGACGGGTCACGCGAACTCTATGACCACGACAGTGACCCGCATGAGTGGTCCAACTTGATCAATGAGGCAAATTTAGCGGATGTGGTTGCTGAACATGCAAGCCATGTGCCCACGATCGAGCACGACATTTTGCCCGGCAAGTCGACCGGCCACAAAGCCTATCAAGCTTCACTGGAGCTGATGAAACAACCTTGA
- a CDS encoding redoxin domain-containing protein produces the protein MKNAIACSVWLLVWCPQILQADTRKQDEKSTSIGMQIEDFTLRDHRGKEHSLIDYQGHPVVVVFIGSDCPLAKLYAPRLEAIYQEFKSQGVGMFAINSNCQDTLTKVGAFARIHELNYPVLKDPNNSIADRFRAERTPHAFVLDSDHVVRYAGRIDDQYGLGATSGYAKPKLEARFVANAVEDLLAHRKVRVPETEPTGCIIGRVPQVEPHGDITYSNQVSRILNARCVSCHRSGEIAPFPLTNYDEVNGWGEMILEVIEKGQMPPWFANPEFGKFKNDCRLSPSEKEILKKWVANGSPEGDPAQIPEPPKFVEGWQISQPDEVHYMAKQPFDVAAEGVVEYKYFTVDPGWTTDKWIKASEARPDNRAVVHHIIVYAIPPKARRHPTRYPSVAGFAPGSPATIHLDGVAKFVPAGSKLVFQMHYTPNGSAQQDRSYVGFVFADEAEVERAVGGGLVGNWGFAIPPHESKHKIVGEHRFWKDTLLTSMLPHMHLRGKSYRYIAIYPDGIQEILLDVPNYDFNWQLNYEFVEPKLMPRGTRLRGIAYYDNSEDNLANPDPSATVRYGDQTWEEMMHGFFTSMPVEKRNLTD, from the coding sequence ATGAAAAATGCCATCGCATGTTCGGTTTGGCTGTTAGTTTGGTGCCCCCAAATACTTCAGGCCGATACGCGAAAACAGGACGAGAAAAGCACCTCCATCGGTATGCAAATCGAGGACTTTACCTTACGTGATCACCGAGGCAAGGAGCATTCGTTGATTGACTATCAAGGGCACCCGGTGGTCGTGGTGTTTATTGGTTCCGACTGCCCTTTGGCCAAATTGTATGCGCCGCGTCTGGAGGCGATCTATCAGGAATTTAAATCCCAGGGTGTGGGGATGTTTGCGATTAATTCAAACTGCCAGGACACGTTAACCAAGGTGGGTGCCTTTGCTCGCATCCATGAGTTGAATTATCCGGTCCTCAAGGATCCGAACAATTCCATCGCCGATCGGTTTCGGGCTGAGCGAACGCCGCACGCTTTTGTTTTGGACAGCGATCATGTTGTCCGTTACGCAGGTCGCATTGATGATCAATATGGTTTGGGCGCGACGTCCGGTTACGCGAAACCAAAACTGGAAGCGAGATTTGTGGCCAATGCTGTTGAAGACCTGTTAGCGCATCGAAAAGTGAGGGTTCCTGAGACGGAACCGACGGGTTGCATTATTGGTCGAGTTCCGCAGGTGGAACCGCATGGTGACATTACTTATTCGAATCAGGTGTCCCGCATCCTCAATGCACGCTGCGTATCTTGTCATCGATCAGGCGAAATCGCCCCGTTTCCGTTGACCAACTATGATGAAGTGAACGGTTGGGGCGAGATGATTCTGGAAGTAATCGAAAAAGGTCAGATGCCGCCTTGGTTTGCGAACCCCGAGTTTGGGAAATTCAAAAATGACTGCCGCTTGTCACCGAGCGAGAAGGAAATCTTGAAAAAGTGGGTAGCCAATGGATCGCCCGAAGGTGACCCAGCGCAGATTCCTGAGCCTCCGAAATTCGTTGAGGGATGGCAAATCTCGCAGCCCGACGAAGTGCATTACATGGCGAAGCAACCGTTTGATGTGGCGGCGGAAGGCGTTGTTGAATACAAGTACTTTACCGTTGATCCGGGTTGGACCACGGATAAGTGGATCAAGGCCTCGGAAGCACGCCCAGACAACCGAGCCGTCGTTCATCACATCATCGTGTACGCCATCCCTCCCAAGGCTCGAAGGCATCCGACACGTTACCCGAGTGTGGCAGGCTTCGCTCCTGGGAGCCCGGCAACCATTCACTTGGACGGAGTCGCGAAATTTGTTCCGGCTGGATCAAAGCTGGTATTTCAAATGCACTATACGCCAAATGGATCAGCTCAGCAGGACCGTAGTTACGTCGGATTTGTTTTCGCAGATGAGGCCGAGGTAGAAAGAGCGGTGGGAGGCGGATTAGTGGGTAATTGGGGGTTTGCGATTCCCCCGCATGAGTCAAAACACAAGATTGTCGGTGAGCATCGATTCTGGAAAGATACGCTTCTCACGTCGATGTTGCCACACATGCACTTACGAGGTAAGTCGTATCGTTACATTGCAATTTACCCTGATGGCATACAAGAAATCTTATTGGATGTTCCCAATTACGATTTTAACTGGCAGCTTAACTACGAATTCGTCGAGCCGAAGCTGATGCCAAGGGGCACCAGGCTTCGTGGCATTGCTTACTACGACAACTCTGAGGACAATCTAGCCAACCCGGATCCCTCGGCCACCGTACGATACGGCGACCAAACCTGGGAAGAAATGATGCACGGTTTCTTCACGAGCATGCCAGTCGAGAAGCGAAATCTAACCGACTAA